A region of Piscinibacter gummiphilus DNA encodes the following proteins:
- a CDS encoding aspartate aminotransferase family protein has protein sequence MSSPLTQASLDAYWMPFTANRQFKQAPRLLARADRMHFWTPEGRPVLDGIAGLWCVNAGHARPRIVQAIQAQAAELDFAPPFNMGHPLAFELAGRLVEIAPKGLNKVFYTNSGSESVETALKMAIAYHRARGEGQRTRLIGRERGYHGVNFGGISVGGMVANRKMFGTLLTGVDHLRHTHDPRNLFSPGQPEHGADLADDLERLVALHDASTIAAVIVEPVAGSTGVLLPPKGYLERLRALCDKHGILLIFDEVITGFGRLGSPFAATHFGVTPDLMTTAKGLTNGTVPMGAVFTTQKIHDTFMTGPEHVIEFFHGYTYSGHPLACAAAIATLDTYAEEGLLTRAATMAEPFGAAARAMRELPNVVDVRTMGLVAGIELAPLDGQPGARAFKVFLDCWERGVLVRTTGDTVALSPPLIIEPEHVDQIFKTLTEAIRSAA, from the coding sequence ATGTCCTCTCCCCTGACCCAGGCCTCGCTCGATGCGTACTGGATGCCGTTCACCGCGAACCGGCAGTTCAAGCAGGCGCCCCGGCTGCTCGCCCGGGCCGACCGGATGCACTTCTGGACCCCCGAGGGCCGCCCGGTGCTCGACGGCATCGCGGGCCTCTGGTGCGTGAATGCCGGCCACGCCCGGCCGCGCATCGTGCAGGCGATCCAGGCCCAGGCCGCGGAACTCGACTTCGCCCCGCCCTTCAACATGGGCCACCCGCTCGCCTTCGAGCTGGCCGGGCGACTGGTGGAGATCGCGCCGAAGGGGCTGAACAAGGTCTTCTACACGAACTCGGGTTCCGAGTCGGTGGAAACGGCCCTCAAGATGGCCATCGCCTACCACCGCGCCCGCGGCGAGGGCCAGCGCACCCGGCTGATCGGCCGCGAGCGCGGCTACCACGGGGTCAACTTCGGCGGCATCTCGGTGGGTGGCATGGTGGCCAACCGCAAGATGTTCGGCACGCTGCTCACCGGCGTCGACCACCTGCGCCACACCCACGACCCGCGCAACCTGTTCTCGCCCGGACAACCCGAGCACGGGGCGGACCTCGCCGACGACCTCGAACGACTCGTCGCGCTGCACGACGCGTCCACCATCGCCGCGGTCATCGTCGAGCCCGTGGCCGGCTCCACCGGTGTGCTGCTGCCCCCGAAGGGTTACCTCGAGCGACTGCGGGCGCTGTGCGACAAGCACGGCATCCTGCTGATCTTCGACGAGGTCATCACCGGCTTCGGCCGCCTGGGCTCGCCCTTCGCGGCCACGCACTTCGGCGTCACCCCGGACCTGATGACCACGGCCAAGGGCCTGACCAACGGCACCGTGCCCATGGGGGCGGTGTTCACGACCCAGAAGATCCACGACACGTTCATGACCGGCCCCGAGCACGTGATCGAGTTCTTCCACGGCTACACCTACTCGGGACACCCCCTCGCCTGCGCCGCGGCCATCGCCACGCTGGACACCTATGCCGAGGAAGGCCTGCTGACCCGGGCCGCCACGATGGCCGAGCCGTTCGGCGCGGCGGCGCGCGCGATGCGCGAGCTGCCGAACGTGGTGGACGTGCGCACGATGGGCCTCGTGGCCGGCATCGAGCTCGCGCCCCTCGACGGCCAGCCCGGCGCGCGCGCGTTCAAGGTGTTCCTCGACTGCTGGGAACGCGGCGTGCTCGTGCGCACCACCGGCGACACCGTGGCGCTGTCGCCGCCGCTGATCATCGAACCCGAGCACGTCGACCAGATCTTCAAGACCCTGACGGAGGCGATCCGATCCGCCGCATGA
- a CDS encoding YbgC/FadM family acyl-CoA thioesterase, with amino-acid sequence MKRNEYRFTERLRVRWAEVDMQKIVFNGHYLMYFDTAVSGYWRAMAAPYEDTLKYLGGDLFVRKSTLEYHGSARYDDVLDVGVRCGRIGNSSMVFNGVVFRQDEALVSAELVYVFTDAETREPKPVPQELRELLQNFEAGKPMTTVRVGSWDELGEDAHRIRSTVFIEEQGIPADMEWDEADAGCVHAVAYNHFGAPLATGRLLEHVPGVAKIGRMAVSQSMRGSRVGKAVLDALMKTARERGYREAVLHAQVSASPFYVRSGFVPRGSVFDEVGIPHVEMVCVL; translated from the coding sequence ATGAAACGAAACGAATACCGATTCACCGAACGCCTGCGCGTGCGCTGGGCCGAGGTCGACATGCAGAAGATCGTGTTCAACGGTCACTACCTGATGTACTTCGACACCGCCGTCTCCGGCTACTGGCGGGCCATGGCCGCGCCGTACGAGGACACGCTGAAGTACCTCGGCGGCGACCTCTTCGTGCGCAAGTCCACCCTCGAGTACCACGGCTCGGCGCGCTACGACGACGTGCTCGACGTCGGCGTTCGCTGCGGCCGCATCGGCAACTCCTCGATGGTGTTCAACGGCGTGGTGTTCCGCCAGGACGAGGCGCTCGTCAGCGCCGAGCTGGTCTACGTCTTCACCGACGCCGAGACGCGCGAGCCCAAGCCCGTGCCGCAGGAGCTGCGCGAGCTGCTGCAGAACTTCGAGGCCGGCAAGCCCATGACCACCGTGCGCGTGGGCTCGTGGGACGAGCTGGGCGAGGACGCCCATCGCATCCGCAGCACCGTGTTCATCGAGGAGCAGGGCATTCCCGCCGACATGGAATGGGACGAGGCCGACGCGGGCTGCGTGCACGCGGTGGCCTACAACCACTTCGGCGCGCCGCTCGCCACGGGCCGCCTGCTCGAGCACGTGCCGGGGGTCGCGAAGATCGGCCGCATGGCCGTCTCGCAGTCCATGCGCGGCAGCCGCGTGGGCAAGGCCGTGCTGGACGCGCTGATGAAGACGGCCCGCGAACGCGGCTACCGCGAGGCGGTGCTGCACGCGCAGGTGTCGGCCTCGCCGTTCTACGTGCGTTCGGGGTTCGTGCCGCGCGGCTCGGTGTTCGACGAGGTGGGCATCCCCCACGTCGAGATGGTGTGCGTGCTCTGA
- the aceA gene encoding isocitrate lyase: MTNLTREQQIAALEKDWAENPRWKGIKRGYTAADVVRLRGSLQVEHTLAKRGAEKLWHLINTEPFINSLGALTGNQAMQQVKAGLKAIYLSGWQVAGDANSNGEMYPDQSLYSVDSVPKVVKRINATFARADQIQWSEGKNDIDYFAPIVADAEAGFGGVLNAFELMKAMIDAGAAGVHFEDQLASAKKCGHMGGKVLVTTREAVAKLVAARLAADVSGVPTVLLARTDAEAGDLVTNDVDDNDKPFLTGERTVEGFFRTRNGLEQAISRGLAYAPYADLIWCETGKPDLAFAKAFADAIHAKFPGKLLSYNCSPSFNWKKNLDDATIAKFQRELGAMGYKYQFITLAGFHSLNYSMFDLAYGYARNNMSAFVELQEKEFVAAERGFTAVKHQREVGTGYFDAITTTIERDASTAALKGSTEDEQFFDDKH, from the coding sequence ATGACGAACCTGACCCGCGAACAGCAAATCGCCGCCCTCGAGAAAGACTGGGCTGAAAATCCCCGTTGGAAGGGCATCAAGCGCGGCTACACCGCCGCCGACGTGGTCCGCCTGCGTGGCTCGCTGCAAGTCGAGCACACCCTGGCCAAGCGCGGCGCCGAGAAGCTGTGGCACCTGATCAACACCGAGCCGTTCATCAACTCGCTCGGCGCCCTGACCGGCAACCAGGCCATGCAGCAGGTCAAGGCCGGCCTGAAGGCCATCTACCTGTCCGGCTGGCAAGTCGCCGGCGACGCCAACAGCAACGGCGAGATGTACCCCGACCAGTCGCTGTACTCGGTGGACTCGGTGCCCAAGGTCGTCAAGCGCATCAACGCCACGTTCGCCCGCGCTGACCAGATCCAGTGGTCGGAAGGCAAGAACGACATCGACTACTTCGCCCCGATCGTCGCCGACGCGGAAGCCGGTTTCGGTGGCGTGCTGAACGCCTTCGAACTGATGAAGGCCATGATCGACGCGGGCGCCGCCGGCGTCCACTTCGAAGACCAGCTGGCCTCCGCGAAGAAGTGCGGCCACATGGGCGGCAAGGTGCTCGTCACCACCCGTGAAGCCGTCGCCAAGCTCGTGGCTGCCCGCCTGGCCGCCGACGTGTCCGGCGTGCCCACCGTGCTGCTGGCCCGTACCGATGCCGAAGCCGGCGACCTCGTGACCAACGACGTCGACGACAACGACAAGCCGTTCCTGACCGGCGAGCGCACCGTGGAAGGCTTCTTCCGCACCCGCAACGGCCTGGAGCAAGCCATCAGCCGCGGCCTGGCCTACGCCCCGTACGCCGACCTGATCTGGTGCGAAACCGGCAAGCCGGACCTGGCCTTCGCCAAGGCCTTCGCCGACGCCATCCACGCCAAGTTCCCGGGCAAGCTGCTGTCGTACAACTGCTCGCCGTCGTTCAACTGGAAGAAGAACCTCGACGACGCCACGATCGCCAAGTTCCAGCGCGAGCTGGGCGCGATGGGCTACAAGTACCAGTTCATCACGCTGGCCGGCTTCCACAGCCTGAACTACTCGATGTTCGACCTGGCCTACGGCTACGCTCGCAACAACATGAGCGCCTTCGTGGAACTGCAGGAGAAGGAATTCGTCGCCGCCGAGCGTGGCTTCACCGCCGTGAAGCACCAGCGCGAAGTGGGCACGGGTTACTTCGACGCCATCACCACGACGATCGAACGCGACGCGTCGACGGCCGCCCTGAAGGGTTCGACCGAAGACGAACAGTTCTTCGACGACAAGCACTGA
- a CDS encoding DUF4936 family protein — protein MPAARELFIYYRARTADAHALQSEVLALQRRLRALQPGLEARLLRRPEPADDWQTWMETYALPGHPDGVSEALEHTIERLAAETLSRWSPARHVEVFVPCAC, from the coding sequence ATGCCCGCCGCCCGCGAGTTGTTCATCTACTATCGAGCGAGGACGGCGGACGCCCATGCGCTGCAGTCCGAGGTGCTGGCGCTCCAGCGACGCCTGAGGGCCCTTCAACCGGGGCTCGAAGCCCGTCTGCTGCGCCGACCTGAACCGGCAGATGATTGGCAGACCTGGATGGAAACGTACGCTTTGCCCGGGCACCCCGACGGGGTTTCCGAGGCGCTCGAACACACGATCGAACGGCTCGCGGCTGAAACGCTTTCGCGGTGGAGTCCCGCGCGCCATGTGGAGGTGTTCGTGCCATGTGCCTGCTGA
- the mltG gene encoding endolytic transglycosylase MltG — protein MKFLRRCLLLIVFAALAAGGAAAWWLQAPLSLAADSIEVSIEPGTSPREVANLWAQAGVRSNTFLLYEWFRWSGQARKIRAGSYQIGQGATPRSLLDKMVRGDEVLATVRLIDGWTFRQFRAELAKAPDLKQTTAAMTEADLMAAIGAPPGQRAEGRFFPDTYAFSKGASDVAVLKRAHRAMQRQLEAAWAERAPNTPLKSLDDALTLASIVEKETGAAAERGLVAGVFVNRLRIGMPLQTDPTIIYGLGETFDGNLRKRDLLADGPYNTYLRAGLPPTPISMPGKASLLAAVRPDATKALYFVAKGNGASHFSDNLADHNRAVNQYQR, from the coding sequence GTGAAGTTCCTGCGCCGCTGCCTGTTGCTGATCGTGTTCGCCGCTCTTGCGGCGGGGGGCGCGGCCGCGTGGTGGCTGCAGGCGCCGCTGTCCCTCGCGGCCGATTCCATCGAGGTCTCGATCGAGCCCGGCACGTCGCCCCGCGAGGTGGCCAACCTGTGGGCCCAGGCCGGCGTGCGGTCCAACACCTTCCTGCTGTACGAATGGTTCCGCTGGTCGGGCCAGGCGCGCAAGATCCGCGCGGGCAGCTACCAGATCGGGCAGGGCGCGACGCCCCGCTCGCTGCTCGACAAGATGGTGCGCGGCGACGAGGTGCTCGCCACCGTGCGCCTGATCGACGGCTGGACCTTCCGCCAGTTCCGCGCCGAACTCGCGAAGGCGCCCGACCTGAAGCAGACCACCGCGGCGATGACCGAGGCCGACCTGATGGCCGCCATCGGCGCGCCGCCGGGCCAGCGTGCCGAAGGCCGCTTCTTCCCCGACACCTACGCCTTCAGCAAGGGCGCGAGCGACGTGGCCGTGCTCAAGCGCGCCCACCGCGCGATGCAGCGGCAGCTCGAGGCCGCCTGGGCCGAACGCGCGCCCAACACGCCGCTGAAATCGCTCGACGACGCACTCACGCTCGCGTCCATCGTCGAGAAGGAAACCGGGGCCGCGGCCGAACGCGGGCTGGTCGCCGGCGTGTTCGTCAACCGCCTGCGCATCGGCATGCCGCTGCAGACCGACCCCACCATCATCTACGGCCTCGGGGAAACCTTCGACGGCAACCTCCGCAAGCGCGACCTGCTCGCCGACGGCCCGTACAACACGTACCTGCGCGCCGGCCTGCCGCCCACCCCCATCTCGATGCCCGGCAAGGCGTCGCTGCTGGCGGCGGTGCGGCCCGACGCCACCAAGGCGCTCTACTTCGTCGCGAAGGGCAATGGCGCGAGCCATTTCAGCGACAACCTCGCCGACCACAACCGCGCGGTCAACCAGTACCAGCGCTGA
- a CDS encoding alpha/beta hydrolase — MRGLLDRIRRAAQPPFHTLTAVEARALYARGAEVLDLPRAPLPRVEDLTLPADDGTPLPARLYAPSSDRLPVMLYLHGGGFTIGGIETHDSLCRQLALRSGAAVLSLDYRLAPEHRFPVAVDDTWAALRWLHARGAASLGLDGTRLAVGGDSAGGTLAAVTAIRARDQGIPLRLQLLITPGTADGPSGMPSRSTFAEGYLLDARTIDWFFGHFVTAEERADWRFAPLNADDVEGVAPACVVLAECDPLVDEGVAYADRLRAAGVPVELDIHRGMTHDFIKMGRALREALVAQAVAARALQTAFEAP; from the coding sequence ATGCGCGGCCTCCTCGACCGCATCCGGCGCGCGGCCCAGCCGCCGTTCCACACGCTGACCGCCGTCGAGGCACGCGCTCTGTATGCCCGTGGCGCCGAGGTGCTGGACCTGCCGCGCGCGCCGCTGCCGCGTGTCGAGGACCTGACCCTCCCCGCCGACGACGGCACGCCGCTGCCGGCGCGCCTGTACGCCCCGTCGTCCGATCGCCTGCCGGTGATGCTCTACCTGCACGGCGGCGGCTTCACCATCGGCGGCATCGAGACCCACGACAGCCTGTGCCGCCAGCTCGCGCTGCGCAGCGGCGCGGCCGTGCTGTCGCTCGACTACCGGCTCGCCCCCGAGCACCGTTTCCCGGTCGCGGTGGACGACACCTGGGCCGCACTGCGCTGGCTGCACGCGCGGGGCGCCGCCTCGCTCGGGCTCGACGGCACGCGCCTGGCCGTGGGCGGCGACAGCGCCGGTGGGACGCTCGCGGCGGTCACGGCCATCCGGGCACGCGACCAGGGCATCCCGCTGCGCCTGCAGCTGCTGATCACGCCGGGCACCGCCGACGGTCCGTCCGGGATGCCGTCGCGTTCCACGTTCGCCGAGGGCTACCTGCTCGACGCCCGCACCATCGACTGGTTCTTCGGCCACTTCGTCACGGCCGAGGAACGTGCCGACTGGCGTTTCGCCCCGTTGAACGCCGATGATGTCGAGGGTGTCGCGCCGGCCTGCGTCGTGCTGGCGGAGTGCGATCCGCTCGTGGACGAGGGCGTGGCCTACGCCGACCGCCTGCGGGCGGCCGGCGTGCCGGTGGAACTCGACATCCACCGCGGCATGACGCACGATTTCATCAAGATGGGCCGCGCGCTGCGCGAGGCCCTCGTGGCGCAGGCCGTCGCGGCCCGCGCCCTCCAGACCGCATTCGAGGCCCCATGA
- the ygfZ gene encoding CAF17-like 4Fe-4S cluster assembly/insertion protein YgfZ, whose amino-acid sequence MTSHYTLDGAAPLAHLGLIRAAGADAATFLHGQLTSDVALLDTARARLAGYCSAKGRLLASFIAWKTSPEEVQLLCSADVLPATLKRLSMFVLRAKCKLTDATAELQRMGLAGPSATAWLGDAAPAVVWGRTERDGATIVRLPDVAGAARYLWVAPAGAATPALPALDPAAWRWSEVQSGIASIETATVDQFVPQMLNYELLGGVDFKKGCYPGQEIVARSQYRGTIKRRTYLFAGAEPAAPGQEIFHSADPGQPAGMVVNAATLPGEGGGSSVLAEMKLAAMGDGTLHLGRADGPLLAATPMPYEVTTEAAD is encoded by the coding sequence ATGACCAGCCACTACACCCTCGACGGCGCGGCACCCCTCGCCCACCTCGGCCTGATCCGCGCCGCCGGCGCCGACGCGGCCACCTTCCTGCACGGCCAGCTCACCAGCGACGTCGCCCTGCTCGACACGGCGCGTGCCCGCCTCGCGGGCTACTGCTCGGCCAAGGGCCGCCTGCTCGCGAGCTTCATCGCCTGGAAGACGTCGCCCGAGGAGGTGCAGCTGCTGTGCAGCGCCGACGTGCTGCCGGCCACGCTCAAGCGCCTCTCGATGTTCGTGCTGCGCGCGAAGTGCAAGCTGACCGACGCCACCGCCGAACTGCAGCGCATGGGCCTCGCCGGCCCGTCGGCCACCGCGTGGCTGGGCGACGCCGCACCCGCCGTGGTGTGGGGCCGCACGGAACGCGACGGCGCCACCATCGTGCGCCTGCCCGACGTGGCCGGCGCGGCCCGCTACCTGTGGGTGGCCCCGGCCGGCGCCGCCACGCCCGCCCTGCCCGCCCTCGATCCCGCGGCCTGGCGCTGGAGCGAGGTGCAGAGCGGCATCGCCTCCATCGAAACGGCCACGGTCGACCAGTTCGTGCCGCAGATGCTGAACTACGAGCTGCTGGGCGGCGTCGACTTCAAGAAGGGCTGCTACCCCGGCCAGGAGATCGTGGCCCGCAGCCAGTACCGCGGCACGATCAAGCGGCGCACGTACCTCTTCGCCGGCGCCGAGCCCGCCGCACCGGGCCAGGAGATCTTCCACAGCGCCGACCCCGGCCAGCCGGCCGGCATGGTGGTCAACGCGGCCACGCTGCCCGGCGAGGGTGGCGGCAGCAGCGTGCTGGCGGAGATGAAGCTCGCGGCCATGGGCGACGGCACGCTGCACCTGGGCCGCGCCGACGGCCCGCTGCTGGCCGCCACGCCGATGCCCTACGAGGTCACCACCGAGGCCGCGGACTGA
- a CDS encoding NRDE family protein, with amino-acid sequence MCLLTVAIDQSRRFPLVVAGNRDEFFNRPAARLAWWSPGDGLPDVLGGRDLEAGGTWLGLTAQGRLAMVTNVRAPTAPRDPKAPSRGEIVQRWLAGDASTDRFWMRTALSGYNGFNLIAADFQRGDCFYASNQRPNPERLERGLYGLSNGTLDSPWPKVEALKEATREALESCDTVDALAARLFDALADKTPAEDDELPSTGVSREWEKVLSSAFIRTADGTYGTRCSTLVITERVNKRLVTHVLERTFSPTGGMALLRRSTVKDWPPRYTEAPPPEVSQQEVVLESTETQAPNHPVRRTRVRTLLKPEPSRRKRAAA; translated from the coding sequence ATGTGCCTGCTGACCGTCGCCATCGACCAGTCGCGCCGCTTCCCCCTCGTGGTCGCCGGCAACCGCGATGAATTCTTCAACCGCCCCGCCGCCCGCCTGGCGTGGTGGTCGCCGGGCGACGGCCTGCCCGACGTCCTCGGGGGGCGCGACCTCGAGGCCGGCGGCACCTGGCTCGGCCTCACGGCCCAGGGCCGCCTCGCGATGGTGACCAACGTGCGCGCGCCCACGGCGCCGCGCGACCCGAAGGCCCCGTCGCGTGGCGAGATCGTGCAGCGCTGGCTCGCCGGCGACGCTTCCACCGATCGCTTCTGGATGCGCACCGCGCTCAGCGGCTACAACGGCTTCAACCTGATCGCCGCCGATTTCCAGCGCGGCGACTGCTTCTACGCCTCGAACCAGCGTCCGAACCCCGAACGGCTCGAACGCGGCCTGTACGGACTCTCGAACGGCACGCTCGACTCGCCGTGGCCGAAGGTGGAAGCGCTCAAGGAGGCGACCCGCGAGGCCCTCGAGTCGTGCGACACCGTCGACGCCCTGGCGGCCCGCCTGTTCGACGCGCTGGCCGACAAGACGCCGGCCGAGGACGATGAACTGCCGAGCACCGGCGTGTCGCGCGAGTGGGAGAAGGTGCTGTCGTCGGCGTTCATCCGCACGGCCGACGGCACCTACGGCACCCGCTGCTCCACGCTCGTGATCACCGAACGCGTGAACAAGCGCCTCGTCACGCACGTGCTGGAACGCACCTTCAGCCCCACGGGGGGCATGGCGCTGCTGCGCCGCTCCACCGTGAAGGACTGGCCGCCCCGCTACACCGAGGCGCCGCCACCCGAAGTGAGCCAGCAGGAAGTGGTGCTCGAGAGCACCGAGACGCAGGCGCCGAACCACCCGGTGCGGCGCACCCGCGTGCGCACGCTGCTCAAGCCCGAGCCGTCGCGGCGCAAGCGCGCCGCGGCCTGA